From a single Onychomys torridus chromosome 9, mOncTor1.1, whole genome shotgun sequence genomic region:
- the Hnrnpc gene encoding heterogeneous nuclear ribonucleoproteins C1/C2 isoform X5, whose translation MASNVTNKTDPRSMNSRVFIGNLNTLVVKKSDVEAIFSKYGKIVGCSVHKGFAFVQYVNERNARAAVAGEDGRMIAGQVLDINLAAEPKVNRGKAGVKRSAAEMYGSSFDLDYDFQRDYYDRMYSYPARVPPPPPIARAVVPSKRQRVSGNTSRRGKSGFNSKSGQRGSSSKSGKLKGDDLQAIKKELTQIKQKVDSLLESLEKIEKEQSKQAVELKNEKSEEEQSSASVKKDETNVKMESEAGADDSAEEGDLLDDDDNEDRGDDQLELIKDDEKEAEEGEDDRDSANGEDDS comes from the exons ATGGCTAGTAATGTTACCAACAAAACAGACCCTCGATCCATGAATTCCCGTGTATTCATTGGGAATCTCAATACACTTGTGGTCAAGAAGTCTGATGTGGAGGCAATCTTTTCAAAGTATGGCAAAATTGTGGGTTGCTCTGTGCATAAGGGCTTTGCCTTCGTCCAATATGTTAACGAAAGAAATGCTCGGGCTGCTGTAGCTGGAGAGGATGGAAGAATGATTGCTGGCCAGGTTTTAG ATATTAATCTGGCTGCAGAGCCAAAAGTGAACCGAGGAAAAGCAGGTGTGAAACGATCTGCAGCGGAGATGTACGG ttcctCATTTGATTTGGACTATGACTTTCAACGGGATTATTATGACAg GATGTACAGTTACCCAGCAcgtgttcctcctcctcctcctattgcCCGAGCTGTGGTGCCTTCTAAACGCCAGCGTGTTTCTGGAAACACCTCTCGGAGGGGGAAAAGTGGATTCAATTCGAAGAGTGGACAACGGGGATCTTCATCCAAGTCCGGAAAGT TGAAAGGTGATGACCTTCAGGCTATTAAGAAGGAGTTGACTCAGATAAAGCAAAAAGTGGATTCTCTGCTGGAAAGCCtggaaaaaattgaaaaagaacaaagcaagcaagcag TAGAGCTGAAGAATGAGAAGTCTGAAGAAGAGCAGAGCAGTGCCTCTGTGAAAAAAGATGAGACTAATGTAAAgatggagtctgaggcaggagcagatgaCTCTGCTGAGGAGGGTGACCTGCtggatgatgatgacaatgaagaTCGGGGGGATGACCAG CTGGAGTTGATCAAGGATGATGaaaaagaggctgaggaaggagaggatgaCAGAGACAGCGCCAATGGAGAGGATGACTCTTAA
- the Hnrnpc gene encoding heterogeneous nuclear ribonucleoproteins C1/C2 isoform X4, which produces MASNVTNKTDPRSMNSRVFIGNLNTLVVKKSDVEAIFSKYGKIVGCSVHKGFAFVQYVNERNARAAVAGEDGRMIAGQVLDINLAAEPKVNRGKAGVKRSAAEMYGSSFDLDYDFQRDYYDRMYSYPARVPPPPPIARAVVPSKRQRVSGNTSRRGKSGFNSKSGQRGSSSKSGKLKGDDLQAIKKELTQIKQKVDSLLESLEKIEKEQSKQADLSFSSPVELKNEKSEEEQSSASVKKDETNVKMESEAGADDSAEEGDLLDDDDNEDRGDDQLELIKDDEKEAEEGEDDRDSANGEDDS; this is translated from the exons ATGGCTAGTAATGTTACCAACAAAACAGACCCTCGATCCATGAATTCCCGTGTATTCATTGGGAATCTCAATACACTTGTGGTCAAGAAGTCTGATGTGGAGGCAATCTTTTCAAAGTATGGCAAAATTGTGGGTTGCTCTGTGCATAAGGGCTTTGCCTTCGTCCAATATGTTAACGAAAGAAATGCTCGGGCTGCTGTAGCTGGAGAGGATGGAAGAATGATTGCTGGCCAGGTTTTAG ATATTAATCTGGCTGCAGAGCCAAAAGTGAACCGAGGAAAAGCAGGTGTGAAACGATCTGCAGCGGAGATGTACGG ttcctCATTTGATTTGGACTATGACTTTCAACGGGATTATTATGACAg GATGTACAGTTACCCAGCAcgtgttcctcctcctcctcctattgcCCGAGCTGTGGTGCCTTCTAAACGCCAGCGTGTTTCTGGAAACACCTCTCGGAGGGGGAAAAGTGGATTCAATTCGAAGAGTGGACAACGGGGATCTTCATCCAAGTCCGGAAAGT TGAAAGGTGATGACCTTCAGGCTATTAAGAAGGAGTTGACTCAGATAAAGCAAAAAGTGGATTCTCTGCTGGAAAGCCtggaaaaaattgaaaaagaacaaagcaagcaagcag ACTTGTCCTTCTCATCCCCAGTAGAGCTGAAGAATGAGAAGTCTGAAGAAGAGCAGAGCAGTGCCTCTGTGAAAAAAGATGAGACTAATGTAAAgatggagtctgaggcaggagcagatgaCTCTGCTGAGGAGGGTGACCTGCtggatgatgatgacaatgaagaTCGGGGGGATGACCAG CTGGAGTTGATCAAGGATGATGaaaaagaggctgaggaaggagaggatgaCAGAGACAGCGCCAATGGAGAGGATGACTCTTAA
- the Hnrnpc gene encoding heterogeneous nuclear ribonucleoproteins C1/C2 isoform X1: protein MASNVTNKTDPRSMNSRVFIGNLNTLVVKKSDVEAIFSKYGKIVGCSVHKGFAFVQYVNERNARAAVAGEDGRMIAGQVLDINLAAEPKVNRGKAGVKRSAAEMYGSVPEHPSPSPLLSSSFDLDYDFQRDYYDRMYSYPARVPPPPPIARAVVPSKRQRVSGNTSRRGKSGFNSKSGQRGSSSKSGKLKGDDLQAIKKELTQIKQKVDSLLESLEKIEKEQSKQADLSFSSPVELKNEKSEEEQSSASVKKDETNVKMESEAGADDSAEEGDLLDDDDNEDRGDDQLELIKDDEKEAEEGEDDRDSANGEDDS from the exons ATGGCTAGTAATGTTACCAACAAAACAGACCCTCGATCCATGAATTCCCGTGTATTCATTGGGAATCTCAATACACTTGTGGTCAAGAAGTCTGATGTGGAGGCAATCTTTTCAAAGTATGGCAAAATTGTGGGTTGCTCTGTGCATAAGGGCTTTGCCTTCGTCCAATATGTTAACGAAAGAAATGCTCGGGCTGCTGTAGCTGGAGAGGATGGAAGAATGATTGCTGGCCAGGTTTTAG ATATTAATCTGGCTGCAGAGCCAAAAGTGAACCGAGGAAAAGCAGGTGTGAAACGATCTGCAGCGGAGATGTACGGGTCAGTACCAGAACACCCTTCTCCGTCCCCTCTACTCAG ttcctCATTTGATTTGGACTATGACTTTCAACGGGATTATTATGACAg GATGTACAGTTACCCAGCAcgtgttcctcctcctcctcctattgcCCGAGCTGTGGTGCCTTCTAAACGCCAGCGTGTTTCTGGAAACACCTCTCGGAGGGGGAAAAGTGGATTCAATTCGAAGAGTGGACAACGGGGATCTTCATCCAAGTCCGGAAAGT TGAAAGGTGATGACCTTCAGGCTATTAAGAAGGAGTTGACTCAGATAAAGCAAAAAGTGGATTCTCTGCTGGAAAGCCtggaaaaaattgaaaaagaacaaagcaagcaagcag ACTTGTCCTTCTCATCCCCAGTAGAGCTGAAGAATGAGAAGTCTGAAGAAGAGCAGAGCAGTGCCTCTGTGAAAAAAGATGAGACTAATGTAAAgatggagtctgaggcaggagcagatgaCTCTGCTGAGGAGGGTGACCTGCtggatgatgatgacaatgaagaTCGGGGGGATGACCAG CTGGAGTTGATCAAGGATGATGaaaaagaggctgaggaaggagaggatgaCAGAGACAGCGCCAATGGAGAGGATGACTCTTAA
- the Hnrnpc gene encoding heterogeneous nuclear ribonucleoproteins C1/C2 isoform X3: MASNVTNKTDPRSMNSRVFIGNLNTLVVKKSDVEAIFSKYGKIVGCSVHKGFAFVQYVNERNARAAVAGEDGRMIAGQVLDINLAAEPKVNRGKAGVKRSAAEMYGSVPEHPSPSPLLSSSFDLDYDFQRDYYDRMYSYPARVPPPPPIARAVVPSKRQRVSGNTSRRGKSGFNSKSGQRGSSSKSGKLKGDDLQAIKKELTQIKQKVDSLLESLEKIEKEQSKQAELKNEKSEEEQSSASVKKDETNVKMESEAGADDSAEEGDLLDDDDNEDRGDDQLELIKDDEKEAEEGEDDRDSANGEDDS, encoded by the exons ATGGCTAGTAATGTTACCAACAAAACAGACCCTCGATCCATGAATTCCCGTGTATTCATTGGGAATCTCAATACACTTGTGGTCAAGAAGTCTGATGTGGAGGCAATCTTTTCAAAGTATGGCAAAATTGTGGGTTGCTCTGTGCATAAGGGCTTTGCCTTCGTCCAATATGTTAACGAAAGAAATGCTCGGGCTGCTGTAGCTGGAGAGGATGGAAGAATGATTGCTGGCCAGGTTTTAG ATATTAATCTGGCTGCAGAGCCAAAAGTGAACCGAGGAAAAGCAGGTGTGAAACGATCTGCAGCGGAGATGTACGGGTCAGTACCAGAACACCCTTCTCCGTCCCCTCTACTCAG ttcctCATTTGATTTGGACTATGACTTTCAACGGGATTATTATGACAg GATGTACAGTTACCCAGCAcgtgttcctcctcctcctcctattgcCCGAGCTGTGGTGCCTTCTAAACGCCAGCGTGTTTCTGGAAACACCTCTCGGAGGGGGAAAAGTGGATTCAATTCGAAGAGTGGACAACGGGGATCTTCATCCAAGTCCGGAAAGT TGAAAGGTGATGACCTTCAGGCTATTAAGAAGGAGTTGACTCAGATAAAGCAAAAAGTGGATTCTCTGCTGGAAAGCCtggaaaaaattgaaaaagaacaaagcaagcaagcag AGCTGAAGAATGAGAAGTCTGAAGAAGAGCAGAGCAGTGCCTCTGTGAAAAAAGATGAGACTAATGTAAAgatggagtctgaggcaggagcagatgaCTCTGCTGAGGAGGGTGACCTGCtggatgatgatgacaatgaagaTCGGGGGGATGACCAG CTGGAGTTGATCAAGGATGATGaaaaagaggctgaggaaggagaggatgaCAGAGACAGCGCCAATGGAGAGGATGACTCTTAA
- the Hnrnpc gene encoding heterogeneous nuclear ribonucleoproteins C1/C2 isoform X2, with the protein MASNVTNKTDPRSMNSRVFIGNLNTLVVKKSDVEAIFSKYGKIVGCSVHKGFAFVQYVNERNARAAVAGEDGRMIAGQVLDINLAAEPKVNRGKAGVKRSAAEMYGSVPEHPSPSPLLSSSFDLDYDFQRDYYDRMYSYPARVPPPPPIARAVVPSKRQRVSGNTSRRGKSGFNSKSGQRGSSSKSGKLKGDDLQAIKKELTQIKQKVDSLLESLEKIEKEQSKQAVELKNEKSEEEQSSASVKKDETNVKMESEAGADDSAEEGDLLDDDDNEDRGDDQLELIKDDEKEAEEGEDDRDSANGEDDS; encoded by the exons ATGGCTAGTAATGTTACCAACAAAACAGACCCTCGATCCATGAATTCCCGTGTATTCATTGGGAATCTCAATACACTTGTGGTCAAGAAGTCTGATGTGGAGGCAATCTTTTCAAAGTATGGCAAAATTGTGGGTTGCTCTGTGCATAAGGGCTTTGCCTTCGTCCAATATGTTAACGAAAGAAATGCTCGGGCTGCTGTAGCTGGAGAGGATGGAAGAATGATTGCTGGCCAGGTTTTAG ATATTAATCTGGCTGCAGAGCCAAAAGTGAACCGAGGAAAAGCAGGTGTGAAACGATCTGCAGCGGAGATGTACGGGTCAGTACCAGAACACCCTTCTCCGTCCCCTCTACTCAG ttcctCATTTGATTTGGACTATGACTTTCAACGGGATTATTATGACAg GATGTACAGTTACCCAGCAcgtgttcctcctcctcctcctattgcCCGAGCTGTGGTGCCTTCTAAACGCCAGCGTGTTTCTGGAAACACCTCTCGGAGGGGGAAAAGTGGATTCAATTCGAAGAGTGGACAACGGGGATCTTCATCCAAGTCCGGAAAGT TGAAAGGTGATGACCTTCAGGCTATTAAGAAGGAGTTGACTCAGATAAAGCAAAAAGTGGATTCTCTGCTGGAAAGCCtggaaaaaattgaaaaagaacaaagcaagcaagcag TAGAGCTGAAGAATGAGAAGTCTGAAGAAGAGCAGAGCAGTGCCTCTGTGAAAAAAGATGAGACTAATGTAAAgatggagtctgaggcaggagcagatgaCTCTGCTGAGGAGGGTGACCTGCtggatgatgatgacaatgaagaTCGGGGGGATGACCAG CTGGAGTTGATCAAGGATGATGaaaaagaggctgaggaaggagaggatgaCAGAGACAGCGCCAATGGAGAGGATGACTCTTAA
- the Hnrnpc gene encoding heterogeneous nuclear ribonucleoproteins C1/C2 isoform X6 — MASNVTNKTDPRSMNSRVFIGNLNTLVVKKSDVEAIFSKYGKIVGCSVHKGFAFVQYVNERNARAAVAGEDGRMIAGQVLDINLAAEPKVNRGKAGVKRSAAEMYGSSFDLDYDFQRDYYDRMYSYPARVPPPPPIARAVVPSKRQRVSGNTSRRGKSGFNSKSGQRGSSSKSGKLKGDDLQAIKKELTQIKQKVDSLLESLEKIEKEQSKQAELKNEKSEEEQSSASVKKDETNVKMESEAGADDSAEEGDLLDDDDNEDRGDDQLELIKDDEKEAEEGEDDRDSANGEDDS; from the exons ATGGCTAGTAATGTTACCAACAAAACAGACCCTCGATCCATGAATTCCCGTGTATTCATTGGGAATCTCAATACACTTGTGGTCAAGAAGTCTGATGTGGAGGCAATCTTTTCAAAGTATGGCAAAATTGTGGGTTGCTCTGTGCATAAGGGCTTTGCCTTCGTCCAATATGTTAACGAAAGAAATGCTCGGGCTGCTGTAGCTGGAGAGGATGGAAGAATGATTGCTGGCCAGGTTTTAG ATATTAATCTGGCTGCAGAGCCAAAAGTGAACCGAGGAAAAGCAGGTGTGAAACGATCTGCAGCGGAGATGTACGG ttcctCATTTGATTTGGACTATGACTTTCAACGGGATTATTATGACAg GATGTACAGTTACCCAGCAcgtgttcctcctcctcctcctattgcCCGAGCTGTGGTGCCTTCTAAACGCCAGCGTGTTTCTGGAAACACCTCTCGGAGGGGGAAAAGTGGATTCAATTCGAAGAGTGGACAACGGGGATCTTCATCCAAGTCCGGAAAGT TGAAAGGTGATGACCTTCAGGCTATTAAGAAGGAGTTGACTCAGATAAAGCAAAAAGTGGATTCTCTGCTGGAAAGCCtggaaaaaattgaaaaagaacaaagcaagcaagcag AGCTGAAGAATGAGAAGTCTGAAGAAGAGCAGAGCAGTGCCTCTGTGAAAAAAGATGAGACTAATGTAAAgatggagtctgaggcaggagcagatgaCTCTGCTGAGGAGGGTGACCTGCtggatgatgatgacaatgaagaTCGGGGGGATGACCAG CTGGAGTTGATCAAGGATGATGaaaaagaggctgaggaaggagaggatgaCAGAGACAGCGCCAATGGAGAGGATGACTCTTAA